From Nerophis lumbriciformis linkage group LG09, RoL_Nlum_v2.1, whole genome shotgun sequence, one genomic window encodes:
- the sod1 gene encoding superoxide dismutase [Cu-Zn], whose amino-acid sequence MPLKAVCVLKGAGDTSGTVFFEQENDSSPVKLTGEIKGLTPGEHGFHVHAYGDNTNGCVSAGPHFNPHNKTHAGPKDTERHVGDLGNVTAGADSLAKINITDKVISLSGQYSIIGRTMVIHEKADDLGKGGNEESLKTGNAGSRLACGVIGITQ is encoded by the exons ATGCCCCTTAAAGCTGTTTGTGTGCTCAAAGGAGCCGGGGACACCTCCGGCACTGTGTTCTTCGAGCAGGAG AACGACTCGTCCCCGGTGAAGCTGACGGGTGAAATCAAAGGCCTCACGCCCGGGGAGCATGGCTTCCACGTGCACGCCTACGGAGACAACACTAACG GCTGCGTCAGTGCCGGCCCCCACTTCAACCCCCACAACAAGACTCACGCCGGCCCAAAAGATACGGAGCG ACACGTGGGGGACCTTGGCAATGTGACGGCAGGCGCAGACAGCCTGGCCAAAATCAACATCACAGATAAGGTCATCTCCCTCTCTGGCCAGTACTCCATCATCGGCAGAACCATGGTG ATCCACGAGAAAGCCGACGACCTGGGCAAAGGAGGCAACGAGGAAAGCCTAAAGACCGGCAATGCCGGCTCACGTCTGGCGTGCGGAGTGATCGGCATCACTCAGTAA